A region from the Caldicellulosiruptor naganoensis genome encodes:
- a CDS encoding SGNH/GDSL hydrolase family protein, which produces MLIEKGSKLLFIGDSITDCGRARPVGEGLHWNNLGSGYVSLVSAQLLAKYPESRIRVINMGVGGDTVRHLKARWQTDVLDLKPDWLSIMIGINDVWRQFDNPLIPECHVYLDEYKSTLDELINLTKPDLKGLVLMSPFIIDDNKNDAMRKKMDEYRFAMKEIAQKHNAIFVDVQEEFDRFLKHYHSYALALDRIHPNLTGHMIIANAFLRAIEF; this is translated from the coding sequence ATGTTAATTGAAAAAGGCTCAAAACTTCTTTTTATTGGTGATTCTATCACAGACTGTGGAAGGGCAAGACCAGTTGGCGAAGGTTTGCATTGGAACAATTTGGGCAGTGGGTATGTTTCTCTTGTTTCAGCTCAGCTTCTTGCAAAGTATCCAGAAAGCAGAATAAGAGTTATCAATATGGGTGTTGGAGGAGATACAGTAAGGCATCTCAAAGCGCGCTGGCAGACAGATGTTTTAGATTTAAAGCCTGACTGGCTTTCTATCATGATAGGTATAAATGATGTTTGGAGACAGTTTGACAATCCACTTATTCCTGAGTGCCATGTGTATTTGGATGAGTACAAGTCTACCTTGGATGAGCTTATAAATCTTACAAAGCCAGACTTAAAAGGACTTGTTCTGATGTCGCCATTTATAATTGATGATAACAAAAATGATGCTATGAGGAAAAAGATGGATGAGTACAGATTTGCAATGAAAGAAATAGCTCAAAAACATAACGCTATTTTTGTAGATGTGCAAGAGGAGTTTGACAGGTTCTTAAAACATTATCATTCATATGCACTTGCGCTTGACAGAATCCATCCAAATTTAACAGGCCATATGATTATAGCCAACGCGTTTTTGAGAGCAATAGAATTTTAA
- a CDS encoding ROK family protein codes for MYYIGIDLGGTNIAAGIVDEEGKIIKKGSVPTGAHRHYTEIMKDMAELSLNLVKECGLTLDDIHSVGIGSPGTPDNEKGMILYSNNIAFLNVPMREEIQKYIPKPVNIENDANCAAYGEYIAGGAKGTRISVTITLGTGIGGGIIIDGKIYTGAHHAGAELGHMVICVDGEQCTCGRKGCWEAYASATALIRMTREAAARNINSTIMKLVNGDISKIDAKTAFDAKRMGDSTGAAIVDKYVKYLAEGLVNVCNIFEPEVICIGGGVSKEGEYLLGPVREYVYEKFYCKQITPPKIIPAVLGNDAGIIGAALLAKQI; via the coding sequence GTGTATTACATAGGAATTGACTTAGGGGGAACAAATATTGCGGCTGGGATTGTTGACGAGGAAGGGAAAATTATAAAAAAAGGTTCTGTTCCAACAGGTGCACACAGACATTATACAGAGATTATGAAGGATATGGCTGAGCTTTCTTTAAATCTTGTAAAGGAATGTGGTCTTACACTTGATGATATTCATTCTGTTGGTATTGGAAGTCCGGGCACACCTGACAATGAAAAAGGCATGATTCTTTACAGCAACAACATTGCTTTTTTAAACGTTCCTATGAGAGAAGAGATACAAAAATATATTCCAAAGCCTGTTAACATAGAAAACGATGCAAACTGTGCAGCATATGGTGAATATATAGCAGGTGGCGCAAAAGGCACAAGGATTTCTGTTACAATCACATTGGGAACTGGCATTGGCGGGGGAATTATAATCGATGGGAAAATATACACCGGGGCACATCATGCAGGTGCTGAGCTTGGGCACATGGTGATTTGTGTTGACGGTGAGCAGTGCACATGTGGCCGAAAAGGGTGCTGGGAGGCGTATGCATCAGCAACTGCCTTAATTCGCATGACAAGAGAGGCTGCTGCAAGAAACATAAACAGTACTATCATGAAACTTGTAAATGGCGATATTTCAAAGATTGATGCAAAAACAGCTTTTGATGCAAAGCGAATGGGAGACAGCACTGGTGCAGCAATTGTTGATAAGTATGTAAAATATTTAGCAGAAGGGCTTGTGAATGTTTGCAATATATTTGAACCAGAGGTAATTTGCATTGGCGGGGGAGTTAGCAAAGAAGGGGAATACCTGCTTGGACCGGTAAGAGAATATGTTTACGAAAAATTCTATTGCAAACAAATAACACCTCCTAAAATAATTCCAGCTGTCTTAGGAAATGATGCGGGTATAATTGGTGCTGCGCTTTTGGCAAAGCAGATTTAA
- a CDS encoding ribonucleoside triphosphate reductase, with product MITKVMKRDGTIVDFDRKKIENAIFKAAKAVGGSDYSIAEKLTDQVIELLEKKFGYSIPHVEEIQDIVEKVLIENGHAKTAKAYILYRKQHQDMREFKNLFLDIENTVDQYIGKTDWRVNENSNMSYSLQGLNNHISTAVISKYWLNKIYPKEVAEAHINGDLHIHDLGVLGVYCCGWDLRDLLLNGFTGVEGKVASKPAKHFRSALGQVVNFFYTLQGEAAGAQAFSNFDTYLAPFIYYDKLTYSDVKQALQEFVFNTNVPTRVGFQSPFTNITLDLVPPSTLKDEPVIIGGKIMDRTYKEFQREMDMFNMAFAEVMMEGDAKGRIFSFPIPTYNITKDFDWDSPVVDKIMEMTAKYGLPYFSNFVNSDMKPEDARSMCCRLRLDNRELRKRGGGLFGANPLTGSIGVVTINLPRIGYLSKSEDEYFERLARLMDIAKTSLEIKREVLEDLTKKGLYPYSRFYLRDIYARFGEYWKNHFNTIGIVGMHESLLNFMGVGIDTKEGREFAIKVLDFMRERIRKYQEETGILYNLEATPAEGTSYRLARKDKQMFPDIITSGKDEPFYTNSTQLPVDYTDDIFTALDHQEELQIRYTGGTVLHGFVGEKIDDIQVCKEIVKKIAYNYRIPYYTITPTFSVCPDHGYVAGEHFSCPTCGKECEVYSRVVGYYRPVQCWNKGKQEEFKFRKEYKIAVRR from the coding sequence ATGATAACAAAAGTTATGAAGAGAGATGGAACAATTGTTGACTTTGACAGAAAGAAAATTGAAAATGCAATATTTAAGGCTGCAAAGGCTGTTGGTGGCTCTGACTATTCAATTGCTGAAAAGCTTACCGACCAGGTAATAGAGCTTTTGGAAAAGAAGTTTGGATACTCAATTCCTCATGTTGAAGAGATTCAGGACATAGTAGAAAAGGTTTTGATAGAAAACGGTCATGCAAAGACAGCAAAAGCATACATTCTTTACAGAAAACAACATCAGGATATGAGAGAGTTCAAAAACCTGTTTTTGGACATTGAGAATACAGTTGACCAATATATTGGGAAGACGGACTGGAGAGTAAATGAGAACAGCAACATGAGCTATTCACTGCAGGGCTTGAATAACCATATCTCAACAGCAGTTATATCTAAGTACTGGTTGAACAAGATATATCCAAAGGAAGTTGCAGAAGCCCATATTAATGGAGATCTTCACATTCATGATTTAGGAGTATTGGGTGTTTATTGCTGCGGATGGGATTTGAGAGATCTTCTTTTAAACGGCTTTACAGGTGTTGAAGGCAAAGTTGCATCAAAACCAGCAAAGCATTTTAGAAGTGCTCTTGGTCAGGTTGTAAACTTCTTTTATACTCTACAGGGTGAGGCTGCAGGTGCACAGGCTTTTTCTAACTTTGACACATACCTTGCACCCTTTATATACTACGACAAACTCACATATTCAGATGTAAAACAGGCTCTTCAGGAATTTGTATTTAACACAAACGTGCCAACAAGGGTGGGTTTCCAGAGCCCGTTTACAAATATAACCTTAGACTTGGTACCTCCTTCTACATTAAAAGATGAGCCTGTTATCATTGGTGGCAAAATAATGGATAGAACCTACAAAGAGTTTCAGCGCGAGATGGATATGTTCAACATGGCATTTGCCGAGGTTATGATGGAAGGAGACGCAAAAGGCAGGATTTTCTCATTCCCAATCCCAACATACAACATAACAAAGGATTTTGACTGGGACAGTCCAGTGGTTGACAAAATTATGGAGATGACAGCAAAGTATGGTCTTCCTTACTTCAGCAACTTTGTAAACTCTGATATGAAACCTGAAGATGCAAGGTCAATGTGCTGCAGACTTAGACTTGACAATCGTGAGCTCAGAAAACGTGGCGGGGGACTTTTTGGCGCAAATCCGCTGACTGGTTCAATTGGTGTTGTTACAATTAACCTGCCAAGAATAGGATACCTGTCAAAGTCCGAAGATGAATACTTTGAAAGACTTGCAAGACTTATGGACATTGCAAAGACAAGCCTTGAAATAAAAAGAGAGGTATTAGAAGATCTTACCAAGAAAGGTTTATATCCGTATTCAAGATTTTATCTCCGAGACATATACGCACGATTTGGGGAATATTGGAAGAATCACTTCAATACAATTGGAATTGTAGGAATGCATGAAAGCCTGCTCAACTTTATGGGTGTTGGAATTGATACAAAAGAGGGAAGAGAGTTTGCTATAAAAGTGCTTGACTTTATGAGAGAAAGAATAAGAAAGTACCAAGAAGAGACAGGTATTCTTTACAATCTTGAGGCAACACCTGCAGAAGGAACATCATACAGGCTTGCAAGAAAAGACAAGCAGATGTTCCCGGACATAATTACATCAGGCAAGGACGAGCCATTTTACACAAACTCAACCCAGCTTCCTGTTGATTACACAGATGACATATTCACAGCTTTGGACCATCAAGAAGAGCTTCAGATTCGCTACACAGGCGGAACTGTTTTGCACGGGTTTGTTGGTGAAAAGATTGATGATATTCAAGTTTGCAAAGAGATAGTCAAAAAGATTGCATACAACTATAGAATTCCATACTACACAATAACACCGACATTCTCTGTATGCCCAGACCATGGATATGTTGCAGGTGAGCACTTTAGCTGTCCGACATGCGGCAAAGAGTGTGAGGTTTACTCAAGAGTTGTTGGCTACTACAGACCCGTTCAGTGCTGGAACAAGGGTAAGCAAGAGGAGTTTAAGTTCAGAAAAGAGTATAAGATTGCGGTGAGAAGGTAA
- a CDS encoding 4Fe-4S binding protein — protein sequence MEVLQKNLGKGYHKKTTKVPSYKTFVALILPTVIITGLFYPLIGLFAFVCMAGAVILSFYKGRYWCYKFCPRGAFLDEFISKLSFQRSVPQILKSVFSKAFWVVFFILMMAMNLIRSGGDIYKFGKGIVLLLWLTTLLAIIGGILSKPRTWCIVCPMGTISGLVGKNKKSLKIDVNRCVECKLCSKNCPMEIEVCSLKESEKVKSINCIRCETCANVCPKNAITSSEIKAAF from the coding sequence ATGGAAGTTTTGCAGAAGAATTTGGGAAAAGGCTACCACAAGAAAACAACAAAAGTGCCCAGTTACAAGACGTTTGTTGCTCTTATTCTGCCCACAGTTATTATAACAGGCTTATTTTATCCTCTAATTGGCCTTTTTGCATTTGTGTGTATGGCAGGGGCAGTAATTTTGAGTTTCTATAAAGGAAGATATTGGTGTTATAAATTCTGTCCAAGAGGTGCTTTTTTGGATGAATTTATTTCAAAGCTCAGCTTCCAAAGGTCAGTTCCTCAAATTTTAAAATCAGTTTTTTCAAAGGCATTTTGGGTTGTATTTTTCATACTTATGATGGCTATGAATTTAATAAGAAGTGGTGGAGATATATATAAGTTTGGCAAGGGTATAGTTTTGCTTTTGTGGCTTACAACTTTATTGGCAATAATTGGCGGAATTTTATCCAAACCAAGGACGTGGTGTATTGTCTGCCCAATGGGGACAATAAGTGGGCTTGTTGGAAAAAATAAAAAGTCTTTGAAGATAGATGTAAACAGATGTGTCGAGTGCAAGCTCTGCAGCAAGAATTGTCCAATGGAAATAGAGGTTTGTTCTTTGAAGGAAAGCGAAAAAGTAAAGAGTATAAACTGTATAAGATGTGAAACTTGTGCTAATGTATGTCCAAAAAACGCCATTACAAGCTCAGAAATAAAAGCAGCATTTTAA
- a CDS encoding TetR/AcrR family transcriptional regulator, translating to MLLRKEGRRREQKKLIKENRLLEAAYNLFIEKGITNTAIDEIVKKAGVAKGTFYLYFKDKEDILEKLILRKSAEIVKKALVEIENKEFSSPVDKFLYFLEFIIDYLSKNRFLFRFLKKDFSWVFFRKITDNEEFSEIKLAKETLLKNIQTKYSEEEFEMVVFMILELVSSITYSSIVKEEPAPIEKVKPLLLDTIRKILEK from the coding sequence ATGCTTCTAAGAAAAGAAGGTAGAAGAAGAGAACAAAAAAAATTGATAAAAGAAAACAGACTTCTTGAGGCAGCATATAATTTATTTATTGAAAAAGGAATCACAAATACAGCAATAGATGAAATTGTTAAAAAAGCAGGGGTTGCAAAAGGTACTTTTTATCTTTACTTTAAAGATAAAGAAGATATCCTTGAAAAGTTAATACTCAGAAAAAGCGCTGAGATTGTAAAAAAAGCCTTAGTAGAAATTGAAAATAAAGAATTTTCATCACCTGTAGACAAATTCTTGTATTTCTTGGAATTTATAATTGACTACTTGAGCAAAAATAGATTTTTATTCAGATTTTTGAAAAAGGATTTTTCATGGGTATTTTTCAGAAAGATAACTGACAATGAAGAATTCTCTGAGATAAAGCTTGCAAAAGAGACTCTGCTTAAAAATATTCAAACAAAGTATTCAGAAGAAGAGTTTGAGATGGTTGTGTTCATGATTTTAGAGCTTGTCAGTTCAATCACATATTCAAGTATTGTAAAAGAAGAGCCTGCACCAATTGAAAAGGTAAAACCACTTCTTTTAGATACAATTCGAAAAATTCTTGAAAAGTGA
- a CDS encoding aminotransferase class IV — MLFSDSFDTFKFGLLPFETIYYQEGIPYFLYDHFMRLKRAFWILNLPCKIRYEDFEKKVLDFILSSSKRFGAIRVTYYKNTLMIEEKGIRYTNELFTQGLSLIVARSRKDSKNILNYIKTYNMGINFIEEIWAKKKGFDSCLFLNQQGFICEAAFANIFFRKGFTLYTPHLSCGLLPGIMRKKVCLLAEKLSYEVKKEFLTLEDIAKMDECFITSSIAGIFPVKRIDNIEFYGREFAETISKEEYFRRPWNEI, encoded by the coding sequence TTGCTTTTTTCAGATAGTTTTGATACCTTTAAGTTTGGACTTTTGCCATTTGAAACAATATATTATCAAGAGGGCATACCTTACTTTTTATATGATCATTTTATGAGACTTAAAAGAGCTTTTTGGATTTTAAATCTGCCTTGCAAAATTAGGTATGAAGACTTTGAAAAAAAGGTGCTTGATTTTATCCTGTCATCTTCTAAAAGATTTGGTGCGATTAGGGTAACATATTACAAAAACACCTTGATGATTGAAGAAAAAGGGATAAGATATACAAATGAATTATTTACCCAGGGCTTGAGTCTGATAGTTGCAAGGTCAAGAAAAGATTCAAAGAATATTTTGAACTATATCAAAACATATAACATGGGTATAAATTTTATAGAAGAAATTTGGGCAAAAAAGAAGGGATTTGACAGCTGCTTATTTTTAAACCAGCAAGGTTTTATCTGCGAAGCTGCGTTTGCCAATATATTCTTCAGAAAAGGTTTTACCTTATATACCCCTCACTTGTCATGCGGGCTTTTGCCCGGAATTATGAGAAAAAAGGTGTGTTTATTAGCAGAGAAGTTAAGTTATGAAGTAAAAAAAGAGTTTTTGACTTTAGAAGACATTGCAAAAATGGATGAGTGCTTTATAACAAGTAGCATTGCAGGAATTTTTCCTGTAAAGAGGATTGATAATATTGAATTTTATGGCAGAGAATTTGCAGAGACTATTTCAAAGGAAGAATATTTCAGAAGACCGTGGAATGAGATATAA